Within the Methanobacterium sp. BRmetb2 genome, the region ACGGCCTCCAGAAAGATCTTAGAAATATCTCTCGACCTATGATTGAACAGAATACACGGGCATTTTTTGGAAAATTCAACTTTGAATATTCAGATATAAAAATTGATGAAAATTACGATATAACTGTTTACGGCCCTTCTGGTGAAAGTCAATTGGAAATGGTTAGTGGTGGGGAGAGAATTGCCGTGGCCCTAGCCCTAAGACTGGGCATAACTCAAGTACTCTCCAAAGGGGCTCTGGAGTTAATAATGTTAGATGAACCTACAATTCACCTGGACTCTTACCGGAGAAAGGAACTGGTAGATCTCCTAAAGCAGATGTCTATAATACCTCAAATGATCATTGTAACTCATGATACAGATTTAGAAGAAGCTGCTGATAATATTTTAAAGATTGAAAAGAGTAGTGGAGTTTCTATGTTATCTAACTCCACCTAAAACAAATTTATTCAAATATTTTCTTTCAAAAATAAATGGGCTTGTTTTTTTATATAAATTATTCTTCTGATTCTTCTGGTGCTGGAATATCCAGTGGATTTACAAAGAATAAAGCAAAACCATCAACAATTAGCCAAATACCTATAATTATGGCCAGATAGAGTGGATCTAATGCATAGATTCCTAATATGAGGTAGATAATACCCAATATTATCCCCAGTACAGCAGTACCTTTATTGATTTTTGCTTCCCGGGTAACTAGTCCGATCACTCCAGCAAGGATCAGGAAGAATCCTGATATATACAACCATAGACTTGCTAAAAAGCTAAATGCAAGTATGTTACCAAACATGCCTATTCCTATGATAATTGCAAAAATGGCCAGTAAAAGATTTACAATACTGGCAGCTTTGCTTTTATGCCATGTGTCAAAACTGTGTGCCAAGAACCATATTCCCAGAAACAGTATAGCAAAACCAGCTAACACACTAACAGTGAAAACACTTATCAAAGGAAACGCAATAACTAAAATACCTAATATAATAAATAATATACCTAATAAAACGTTCCTGTTTTCAGCCATATAATCTCCTCCTAATGGATTAAACAAGCCCAACAATAATATAATTTAGGGGTAATATATAATTTTCTTCCGATTTATCTTCCAACATATGGATTGTTAAGCATAAAAACGCATTATAAGATATAAAACCCTGGAATAAGACAGATATATAACCAAATTTTTTTTGAATTTAATACAGAAAGCTAAAGTTTGGCATTATTTAAATCATTAAAGATCTTTTTAGCTTTATCATAAATTTGTTGAATTTTTCGTCCAGTAATTTTTTGATAAATAAATTCTATTGAAAAAGATGATAAAAGTAGAATTATTAATATCCATATGTCTAAAGGTGATTTAAACAGTGTCTGCAGTATAAGGGCTATTAAAGCAGCAATACATACTACTAAACCGGTAAAGGATACATATTTAGAACTATCAGTTGATTTATGTAAATTTATGTTGGAGGCGTTCACTGCGGCAAAAATAATTAAAAAACCAGCACTTCCCATAGTAGCTATTTGAGAAACATCGAAAAGATTGGCTACAATTAAAGTAATTAGAGAAGTAATTAAAAGACCTTCCAGTGGTTTATTCCAAATTTTCTTTTCTAACTGTTCTGGTAACTCGCCTTCTTTGGCAATTATGTAGCTAACCCGTGAAGTACCATATAACGTGGCATTTATAGCAGAACCAGTAGAAAAAAGTGCAGCAACTGCAATTAAGATAAAACCAGTCATGCCTAAAAAGGGTTTAGCTGCAGCTGCAAGAGCATAATCTTTAGCTGCTGTTATTTGGTCTAGGGGAAGATTACCCACAGTAACCAGTGCCACCAGTATGTATAGAATAATCACCAGGATAACTGAAAAATAATAAGCCCGTGGAAGGGTTTTTTCTGGATTTTTAACATCCTCAGCAGTGTTAGCTATTAATTCAAAGCCTTCGTAGGCTACGAAAATAATAATACCACCTGCAATTAAGGATAGGGTGTTGCTCCAAGTTGAAGGTTGCAAATTTTGAGTATTAACACTTAAAATTCCTACCGAAACAAAAAGCAATAATATACTGATTTTAAATGCTACAATTGCTTCTTCAAATCTTCCAACTGTACGAGCACCTAAAATATTCAGACCAGTTAAGACTATAATAATAATTGAAGTAAAAATATGCCGCCACAATGGTTGTATTTCACTGGGAAAGAAGCTTGCTCCGTAACTTCCAAAGGCATATGCGTACAGTGAAAGCATTATAATATAACTTAAAAATAATAAGATATTAAGAGTGCCGGTAGTTAACCCCGGACCAAATGATTGGTTTAAAAATTCTACTGTACCACCTTGGCTTGGATATTTAACTGATAATTTAACATAGGAATAAGAGGTTATAAGTGCTACCAAACCAGCTATTAAGAATGCTACTGGAGTTCCTCCATGAGATAATTCCACAGCTAATCCTAAAACCGCAAAAATACCCCCACCAACCATACCTCCAATTCCTATAGCTACAACCGACCAAAATCCTAAAGATTTTTCATTGGACATATAAACCCTATAAATAATTATGTTTCCTTCATAAAAGTTTTATTAAGAATTGTGGTAACAATAAATTGGGATGTCTGTGAATATTTGTTACCTTAAATAGCCTTTTATTCTTTTTGAATGATTTTTTACTTTCCAGGATTTTTATTTCTATTATTGGGCCCGGTAATTTAAGAGTATTTTACGTGACTCCAATATCAAGTAGATACTAAATGATACGATTATTATTCCCAGCCAGTCCAAAAATCCCAGAGGAGTAGTACCAAAAGCCACATTCAATGGAGTGTATAATACTGCAAATTGGAGGATAACCGATATTAAAACTGCACCTAATAAGTATTTACTATTAAAAATATTTATTTTAAAGTTCTGGGCTCTATAAGTTAGTACATTGAATAACTGAAACATTACTAGAGTAGTAAAAGCGACGGTCTGTGCTTTTATTCCATCATGGCCGTAGAAATTAAACATTAAAAGGGTACCTGCTCCTATTATTATACCCACTAACATAATATTTTCAATTACATCCCTGGAAATTATACTTTCTCCACGCGGACGGGGAGGATTAGTCATGAGGTCCTTACTAAAGGGATCCAAACCTAGTGCCAAGCCTGGCAGGCCATCAGTTAAGAGGTTAACCCATAATATTTGGATTGCAGTTAAAGGAAGAGGCCAACCAATGAGAATAGCCATAAATATTACCAGAATCTCCCCTAAGTTAGATGAAAGAGTATATTGAACAAATTTCTTGATATTACTGTAGATTCCTCTTCCCTCCTCCACTGCATTAACAATAGAGGTGAAATTATCATCAGTTAAAATCATATCTGATGCTTCTTTTGCCACGTCAGTACCAGTTATGCCCATGGCAATACCAATATCTGCCTGCTTAAGAGCAGGAGCATCGTTTACTCCATCTCCAGTCATAGCTACAATATGACCTTTATCTTTTAAGGCGTTTAATATTTTTACCTTATCCTCTGGACTGACCCTAGCATATACTGTAACCTTATCTACCATATCCTTTAATTCTTCATCTGCAATATTTCTCAGTTCTTCTCCACTAATCGCTTTATCTCCCGGTTTGAAAAGTCCAATTTTCTGTGCGATGGCTTTAGCAGTTAATACATGGTCACCAGATATTAAAACGGTTCTAATACCTGCAGTTCTGGTAAGTTTGATTGCATCTTCTACCCCTCCTCGGGGAGGATCAATCAAGGCCTGAAGTCCAATAAATACTAGTTCACTTTCCACAGAATCAAAACTTAAATCATAATCACTTTTTAATGGTTTAAAAGCGAAACCTAAAACTCTTAAGCCTTCATTAGCCATTCTAATGTTATAATCCATTATTTTCTTTTTTTCTTCTGGATTTAATTCTTTAATTTCACCTTTTAAATAGAAATATTTGCATTTGTCCAGTAAGAAATCTGGTGCCCCTTTCACATAAGCCACTTTTTCCTGGTCAACCTGATGGATGGTGGTCATCAATTTACGATCAGAATCAAAGGGTAGTTCGTCAACACGGGGATATTCTGAGTTCAATTCTTCCTTTTTTAATCCGGCTTTTTGTGCACTAACCAACAGGGCACCTTCAGTAGGATCTCCGATAATTTCCCATTTTCCATTGTAGATTAGTTTAGCATCGTTGCATAATGCTCCGGCCTTTAGAATTAACTCAATATCTTTTATATTTTCTAATTTTATATTTTGCTGCGTGAAACTACCTTCTGGTTCATAACCTTCGCCTGTGATTTCAATTAAAGTGTCATTTGTATATATTTCACGAACTGTCATTTCGTTCTGGGTAATGGTTCCGGTTTTATCAGAACTGATTATGTTAGTGCTGCCCAGTGTTTCTACAGCTGGTAACTGTCTTATTACAGCATGTCTTTTCACCATCCTTTTAACACCTAAAGCCAGTGAAATGGTTACAATTGCAGGTAATCCTTCGGGAATAGCTGCCACTGCCAGTGCCACTGCAGTTAAAAACATTTCATTAATATAATCTGGTTGCAAAATTCCTGTGAAAATATAAGCTTTCAATATTCCTGCAATGAAAATAATAATTGATACAACAATGGTTATAATTCCTAGTTTCTTCCCAAAATTTTTAAGCTTCTTCTGAAGAGGGGTTAACTGTTCTTCTTCCACCTGCACCAGATCTGCAATTTTTCCAATTTCAGTTTCCATACCCGTACTGGTTACCACTGCCCGGCCACTGCCGTTGGTTACCACCGTTCCCATGAAGACCATGTTTTCCTGGTCAGCCAGTACAGTGCCCTTCTCAAAAGTGTGGGTAACCTTAACTGAGGGAACTGATTCACCAGTTAAAGAGGATTCATCTACTTGTAAGGAGGAGGCATGGAAAATTCTGGCATCTGCAGGAGATTTACTGCCTGCCTCTAAGATTACTACGTCTCCTGGTACTAATTCCTTAGAATCTAATTCAATTTCTACATCATCTCTTATGACCCTGGATTTTAATACGGTCAGCTTTTTTAATTCTTCAATAGCCTTTTCAGCCCGATATTCCTGTACAAAACCAAAAATTCCATTTAATATAATAATCACAATGATAACAACAGCATCCAGTATTTCACCTATTAACAATGAGATTATAGTAGCAGCAATAAGGATTAGGATAATAAATGAGGTGAATTGTCTAAATAGTATCTCTAAAGGAGTGACTCTTTTTTTCTCTTTTAACTGATTTAAACCATATATGTCCTGTCTTTTTAAGGCTTCATCTTTACTTAAACCTTTTTTGGAACTTTTTAACACTTT harbors:
- a CDS encoding amino acid transporter, whose translation is MSNEKSLGFWSVVAIGIGGMVGGGIFAVLGLAVELSHGGTPVAFLIAGLVALITSYSYVKLSVKYPSQGGTVEFLNQSFGPGLTTGTLNILLFLSYIIMLSLYAYAFGSYGASFFPSEIQPLWRHIFTSIIIIVLTGLNILGARTVGRFEEAIVAFKISILLLFVSVGILSVNTQNLQPSTWSNTLSLIAGGIIIFVAYEGFELIANTAEDVKNPEKTLPRAYYFSVILVIILYILVALVTVGNLPLDQITAAKDYALAAAAKPFLGMTGFILIAVAALFSTGSAINATLYGTSRVSYIIAKEGELPEQLEKKIWNKPLEGLLITSLITLIVANLFDVSQIATMGSAGFLIIFAAVNASNINLHKSTDSSKYVSFTGLVVCIAALIALILQTLFKSPLDIWILIILLLSSFSIEFIYQKITGRKIQQIYDKAKKIFNDLNNAKL